From Rhea pennata isolate bPtePen1 unplaced genomic scaffold, bPtePen1.pri scaffold_169, whole genome shotgun sequence:
ACCCAGACACCTCCCACCAACACCCTCCAGCACCCCCGAGGCACCCGGAGAGCCCCGAGAAGCCCCAGAGCACCCAGACACCTCCCACCGACACCCTCCAGCGCCCACCGAGGCACCCGGAGAGCCCGAGAAGCCCCAGAGCACCCAGACACCTCCCACCGACACCCTCCAGCGCCCGAGGCACCCGGAGAGCCCCGAGAAGCCCCAGAGCACCCAGACACCTCCCACCGACACCCTCCAGCACCCCCCGAGGCACCCGGAGAGCCCCGGGAAGCCCCAGAGCACCCAAACACCTCCTGCCAAGACCCTCCAGCACCCACCGAGGCACCTGGAGAGCCCCGGGAAGCCCCAGGAGCACCCGGGGGGTGGCTCAGACCCCACGGCGGGCGGGCTGGCACCCCCGCCCCCTCCTCGCCCCTCACCCTTCTCGCAGGCGAGGTGGGCCAGCAGGGAGATGGTCTGGATGGTCTTGCCCAGCCCCATCTCGTCGGCCAAGATGCCGTTGAGCTTCTTCTCGTACATGGTGACGAGCCAGTCGAGGCCGATGTGCTGGTACTCGCGCAGGGTGCCCCGCAGCAGGTGCGGGATGGGAGTCTTCACCTATGGGTGGTGGTGGGGTCAGCGCTAAGGTGGCCGCGCgggttgggggggagggtggtgggggggggggggcggcgccggggcccaCCTGGGTGGTGGCCAGGGTGTAGCCCTTGGGCTGGAGGctctcggcggcggcggcgatgtCGGTGATCTCGGCCTTGGGCCCCGGGGTGGGGGTCGGGGCGGGGgtcggggcggcggccgggggcggcggggcgcccgcccGTTCTTCGTCGCCCTGCAGCAGGTAAGCCACGCCGCAGTCCTCCCCGCGGTCCTCCtcggcgccgggggccgccgcctcctcctcgctctcctcttcctcctcctcttcctcctcctcttcatcttcctcctcctcctcttcgtCCTCCTCTTCttcgtcctcctcctcctcctcctcgtcctcatcctcctcctcctcctcgtcgcTCTCGGCTGCCGGTGAGTCTGCGGGGCCCACGCAAGGGGTGCCGTGAGCGGGGCCGGCACCCAAGGGCCTCAGCACCCGTGGAGGGAGCTCTAGCACCCAGGGGTGACACCAGCACCACGCGGTGACCCCGACACTTGGAGGGCGGCTCTGGCACCCACAGCTCTGGCTCTAGCACCCATGGGTGGCCGTGACACTCGGAGGTGGCTCTAGGACCCAGGGGTGACATCAGCATCCCTTGGTGGCCCTGAGTCTTGGAGGTGGCACCAGCACCAGTAAGTGGCCCTCACACCCAGGGGTGGCTCTAGCACCCAGGGGTGACAGCAGCATCTAGGAGAGGCTTTAGCACCCACGGGTGGTCCTGACTCACCCCAGGCAGCTCTAGCACCCATGGGTGGCCACAACCCCCCACAGTAGTTCCAGCACCCATGGGCAGCTCTAGCACCAGTGGATGGTCCCAACTCACCCCAGGCAGCTCTAGCACCCATGGGTGGCCACAATCCCCCACAGCTAGTTCCAGCACCCATGGGCAGCTCTAGCACCAATGGATGGTCCCAACTCACCACAGGCAGCTCTAGCACCCATGGGTGGCCACAATGCCCCACAGCTAGTTCCAGCACCCATAGGCAGCTCTAGCACCAATGGATGGTCCCAACTCATCACAGGCAGCTCTAGCACCCATGGGTGGCCACAATGCCCCACAGCTAGTTCCAGCACCCATGGGCAGCTCTAGCACCAGTGGACGGTCCCAACTCACCACAGGCAGCTCTAGCACCCATGGGTGGCCACAACCCCCCACAGGTAGTTCCAGCACCTGTGGGCAGCTCTAGCACCAGTGGATGGTCCCAACTCACCCCAGGCAGCTCTAGCACCCATGGGTGGCCACAACCCCCCACAGGTAGTTCCAGCACCCGTGGGCAGCTCTAGCACCAATGGATGGTCCCAACTCACCACAGGCAGCTCTAGCACCCGTAGGTGGCCCCAACCCCCCCGGGGATGGTCCCAGCACCCAGGGGGTGGCTGCAGCCCCTCGCCGCTTACCCGAGCGGGTGCTGCTGGCGTCCTCGGGGGAGTCGTAGGCGGACGAGCCGGAGCCAGAGCCGGAGCCGGGCTCGGAGGGGGCCTCGGAGCTCCCGGAGTCGGCGAAGGCGCCCGCGTacttctccagcagctcctccatGGGCAGCGCCCctgcggcggggcccgggcgggcCGTCACGCGCCGGTGTCTcgcccaccccaccccaccccgtCACTCGTCGCTGTCACCCGTCGCTGTCACCCGCTTGTAGCTCCGGGTACGTGCCGCGGCGGGCACGGGGTGCCGGGAggggccgcccggccgcgggtTGCGCCGGAGCCGCTGCTCTGAGCACCAGCTACCAAATCCCGGCCCacggcgggggggcggggacCTGTTGGAGTGCTCGGGGACAGGCGCGTCGGGCGCGGGGACACGCGGTTGGAGGGGGACACGCGTGTCGGGCGCGGGGACacgcgggccgggcgccgccccTACCTTCGCGGGCCAGGTCGTCGAGTTCTTTCTTGTGGTCCACGTCGCCTTCGAGGCGCTCCTGGGCGGCGATGGTCTCCTCCTCGTCCTCGGCTGTAGGGCACAGGCGGCGGGTCGGCGTGGGGACGCCCGGTgacagcgggggggggggggacacgcggACCGGAACGGTGACGCCGAGTCGGGTTGACACCGGGGAaggggcgggggtgggggggtacATGGAGCATGGAATCAGGGAGGATGACAGCAGAGGGACCGACCCAGAACTGGGTGACACTACTGGGGGTGACACCAGTGGGGGTGACACTACTGGGGGTGACACCAGGTGGCTTTGGGGAACACGGAGTACGTGACACTGAGCGGGGTGTGACTTGGAGCTCGGGTGACACGGAGCAGGCAGGTGACACTCGGGGAGAAGTGACACCAGGATGGTGACACCGTGCGAAGGATACAGAGCTGGGGGGAGGGTGACGACACCAAGTAGGAGGGTGACACCGGGGGTGTAGGACACAGAGCAGGTGGGTGATGCCGGGCGAGGGGTGACACAGCAAGGGAGGTGGTGCCAAAGGGCGCAGGCGGAGCGGACGAGTGAGACCAGGCGGGTGACACCGGGAGGAAGACGCAAAGCTGGATGGGTGACATCGGGTGTGGGGAGGGTGACACTGGGGAAGGGAGTGGATCCAGGTGGGTGACACTGGCGGAGCAGAAGCACAGAGCAGGCAGGTGACACCGTGAAAGGTGACAAGGAAGAGATGACACAGAGCGAGGTGACACCGGGCAGGCAACACCACGAAAGGGTGACAAGGAGCAGCAGAGTGACGTGACCAAAGGAATACAACACTGGGAAGTAACATCAGAGCGCGGACACCAGGCGGAAAGGTGACACCAAGCGGGTGACACCAGGGAAGAGTAACAAGGAGAGGCAGAGTGACGCTATGGGGTGACACCAGGAGGACACAGCACTGGGCAGTAACACCAGGGAGAGAACACCAAGTGGGTGGGTGACACCACGTAGATCACACCGGGTGAACGACTGACATTGCAGGAGAGCGACAAGGAGCAGCAAGGTGACACCAGAGGGACACAGCACTGGGCAGCAACACAGGGGCAGGTGACCCCAGGTGGGTGACACCGGGCAAGCGGGTGACAGAGAGCAACGCTATAGAGGTGACACCAGGGGGAGGTAGCACTGGGCCGTAACACAGCGGAGAGGACACTGCAGAAGGGTGACAAGGAGTAGCAGGGTGACACTAGAAGTGACACCAGGGGTACACAGCGCTGGGCAGTAACACCAGGGACAGGACACCAGGTGGGCGGGTAACACTGTGCAAACAGGTGACACCACAGAAGGGTGACAAGGAGCAACAGGGTGACACTAGAGGGGTGACACTAGGGGGACGCAACGTTGGGCAGTAACACCAGGGAGAGGACACCGGGTGGGCGGGTGACACCGTACAGGCAGGTGACACTGCAGAAGGGTGACAAGGAGCAACAGGGTGACACTAGAGAGGTAACACCAGGGGGACACAACACTGCGTGGTAACACTAGAAAAAGGACACTAGGTGGGTAGGGGACACCGTACAGGTGGGGGACACCACAAAAGGGCAACAAGGAGCAACAGGGTGACACCAGGAGGGGGTGACACCAGGAGGGGGTGACACCAGGAGGGGGTGACACCAGGAGGGGACGCAGTGCTGGGCAGTAACACCGGGGAGAGGACACCAGCTAGACAGGTGACACCAGGCGGGTGACGCCGCAGAGGGGGGCGGGTGacgccgcgggggcgggcgggtgACGCTCACCGTGGCGATGGTGGCGGTgacgacggcggcggcggcggcaggcggccgagccggggcggcgctgccggggcgtCCAGGGTTGGCGCGgggccggaggaggaggaggaagaggaggcggcggcggcggcgagcgggcgggcggctgccgggAGGGAGAGACGGGGTGAGGCGGCGGTTAgggtggcggcggggggcacCCGCGGGTGCCGTCGGGGGCGGGGTTGGTTGTACCTGCGGGGGGCGGGCCAGCAGCTGGGGGGGCAGCAGCTCCTCGAGGGGCAGCTGCCCCTCGCGCTTGAGCAGCTCGAGCTCGCGCCGGCGGCTCTCGCGGTCGTTGCCCTCCTGCCGCTCCTCGGCCTCGATCGTCGCCTCGTCGTCCGACTCGTCGTGCGGCTGGAAGTCGCCGTCTGCGCCGCGGCGCCCGTGGgtgccccagcagcacccacaggggggggggggggggggggcgtggggtGGGGGGACCGCCGTGTCCCCCCAACCCCACCCCACCATCCCGGATTCCCCCCACTCCAGCCCCGTAACACCCGCGGATGCTCCCGCCGcgcctccctgccccccccgcccccgtcagcacccatgggtgcccccGCCCACGGTCGCCGCAGCTCCTAGTCGGATGCCCAGCACCCCATAGCACCCCCGTATCCCCCCTATAGCCCCTCCCAGCACACAACGGATCTCCCTATGCTCTCTActcccccccagcacccccataGACCCCTGCCAGGACCCACGGGTGCCCCCCAAGGCCATGGGAGCTCTCTAGCCCCCACAGACCCCTGCCAGCACCCACGGGTGCCCCCCCAGGGCCATAGGAGCTCTCTagctgcccccagcacccccataCACCCCTGCCAGCACCCACAGGTGCCCCCCCCAGGGCCACGGGAGCTCTCTagccccccccagcacccccataGGCCCCCACCAGCACCCACAGGTGCCCCGTCAGGGCCACAGGAGCTCTCTagctgcccccagcacccccataCACCCCTGCCAGCACCCACGGGTGTCCCCCCCCCAGAGCCATGGGAGCTCTCTAGCCCCCCCCAGCACCTCCATAGACCCCCGCCAGCACCCACAGGTGCCCCCCCAAGGGCCACAGGAGCTCTCTAGtcctgttcccccccccccccaacggcGGCGAGGGGCGCACCTTCGTCGtcgggccgggggggccgcccggggggggcgcggggggcgtTGAGGCTGCGGCTCAGCAGGTCCGAGTACTTCTCGGTCTGGCCCACGATGAAGTCGAGCTGCAGGTCCAGCGCCTTCTTCCGCTGCTCCTCCAGCCGCGACTGCTGCTTGAACTGCACCACCTGCGCCCCacgcgggcgggggggggtcaGCAGctgccggcggggggggggaagcccaccggggggggggggtagggcAGGACAGTGGGAGTAGCCTCGGGGAGAGGGGTTGGTACTCATCTATGGGGGGAGGGTTTGGGAGCAGCCTCGGGGGGGGGGTCAGCAGctgccggcgggggggggggaagcccaccgggggggggggggtagggcAGGACGGTGGGAGTAGCCTCGGCGAGAGGGGTTGGTACTCATCTATGGGGGGAGGGATTGGGAGCagcctcgggggggggggtcagcagctgccgggggggggggggagggaagggaatcGGGAGCCACTTGGGGGGGGGTACCCAGCTATGGTGGGGGGGGCGGTTGGGAGctgcctggggggggggctgggagcCACTTGGAGAGGGGGGGTACCCAGctacgggggggggggagctgccTACGGGGGGCTGGGAGTCACTTGGAAGGGGGGTACCCAGCTATGGGGGGCGGGAGCTGCCTGGGGGGGCTGGGAGCCACTTGGAGAGGGGGGGTACCCAgctacggggggggggggggggagctgccTACGGGGGGCTGGGAGTCACTTGGAAGGGGGGTACCCAGCTATGGGGGGCGGGAGCTGCCTGGGGGGGCTGGGAGCCACTTGGAGGGGGGGGTACCCAGCTATGGGGGGCGGGAGCTGCCTGGGGGGGCTGGGAGCCACTTGGAGGGGGGGGTACCCAGCTATGGGGGGCGGGAGCTGCCTGGGGGGGCTGGGAGccacttgggggggggggtaccCAGCtatgggggggggtgggagctGCCTACGGGGGGCTGGGAGCcacttgggggagggggggggggtcggtgGCCTTCTATGGGGAAGAAGAGTTGGTGGCCACCTGGGGAAAGTCAGTAGCcacgccgggggggggggtagaTAGTGGCCACCTGGGTGGGGGGTGGCACACGATGCAGCGGAAGAAGCCAAGAGGAGCGATGCGGCACCCGAGGGTGCCCGTAGGCAGGCAGagcggggggaaggggggtcAGTAGCCACCCGGGGGGGGTCGGTAGCcaccccggggtggggggggggggtggggggcggggggcaccTTCTCGACGTTGCTCCAGAAGTGCTTGACCTCGCGGGCGATGGAGGCGGCGACGCGGCGCAGCTTGGCCTGCTCCTCCCGCTTGGCCCGCTCCTCCCGCTGCCGCTGCTCCTCGTGGTGCCGCAGCACCATGCGCACcacctgcgggggggggggggggcacccatGGGTGGGGGGCACCCACGGGTGGGGGGGCAGCACCcacgggggtgggggggaaccGGACGTGAAACCAActgtgggggggagggggggcagctGGGGAAGGACTTGGGCGGGGGGCACCAAATGGAgggtgggcgggggggggcagccACGGGTGGGGGGCACCCAcgggtgggggtgggggggattGGGGGCGGCACCCGCGGGGGGAACCGGACATGA
This genomic window contains:
- the SRCAP gene encoding LOW QUALITY PROTEIN: helicase SRCAP (The sequence of the model RefSeq protein was modified relative to this genomic sequence to represent the inferred CDS: inserted 1 base in 1 codon), whose product is MTGSEPVSPASAGSPPAPAANNAATTTNTAATAATNTATNTPPEPPSLWDKTHAEIAEQAKHEAEVQNRVAEMKKEGFWSLKRLAKVPEPARPKVHWDYLCEEMQWLAADFAQERRWKRGVARKVVRMVLRHHEEQRQREERAKREEQAKLRRVAASIAREVKHFWSNVEKVVQFKQQSRLEEQRKKALDLQLDFIVGQTEKYSDLLSRSLNAPRAPPGRPPRPDDEDGDFQPHDESDDEATIEAEERQEGNDRESRRRELELLKREGQLPLEELLPPQLLARPPQPPARSPPPPPPLPPPPPAPRQPWTPRQRRPGSAACRRRRRRHRHHRHAEDEEETIAAQERLEGDVDHKKELDDLAREGALPMEELLEKYAGAFADSGSSEAPSEPGSGSGSGSSAYDSPEDASSTRSDSPAAESDEEEEEDEDEEEEEEDEEEEDEEEEEEDEEEEEEEEEEESEEEAAAPGAEEDRGEDCGVAYLLQGDEERAGAPPPPAAAPTPAPTPTPGPKAEITDIAAAAESLQPKGYTLATTQVKTPIPHLLRGTLREYQHIGLDWLVTMYEKKLNGILADEMGLGKTIQTISLLAHLACEKGSWGPHLIIVPTSVMLNWEMELKRWCPSFKILTYYGAQKERKLKRQGWTKPNAFHVCITSYKLVLQDHQAFRRKNWKYLILDEAQNIKNFKSQRWQSLLNFNSQRRLLLTGTPLQNSLMELWSLMHFLMPHVFQSHREFKEWFSNPLTXMIEGSQEYNESLVKRLHKVLRPFLLRRVKVDVEKQMPKKYEHVIKCRLSKRQRYLYDDFMGQA